One segment of Synchiropus splendidus isolate RoL2022-P1 chromosome 4, RoL_Sspl_1.0, whole genome shotgun sequence DNA contains the following:
- the depdc1a gene encoding DEP domain-containing protein 1A isoform X4 — MASQIITPGPYRATKLWNEVIRLFRAGMPVGKHRQNLRNHSACFTASAAVNWLHQLLRSNSNFGPDVTRQQTVQLLKKFLKNHVIEDVKGRWGSEDLEDNGTLYRFPSSSPLKPLPRPGATASKSLRKRPSLRDKDGFLRFRSSKKIDKEARENVEPVKQAEDGSQTLEQRRELTAADEQEIWRDVTLTHLQRVLGVASLEEVLDPRHINPLNIIHNMTRVNKHGVVSLDNKTADDLPHWVLSAMKSLANWPKFDSEQPSYPGFERDVFRTVSDYFYSLPWPLLTFELYELFINVLVLCGYVVVPATHQLGKRKRPGPGPAELPAKALFRSTECLLLSLLRQGSCDETESPMTDVLGGKLESRRAMMHGCRITRARSCSLETVLDGPAPLTRQRLFMSSESLASGIEVNSEEECPPSSARGRAGDRKWHSLQGRSTGSCIDITMETGKGVRKTCRRSRVISGTDVRTPVSQRDSCVSSPKPKGLKAISTSNLWTGPHDIPATRRCLSSLDVSLHPPAHKPSAQVPHSLLQPDCERRAVEALQLCTLLLPPSSRRKLQLLMRMISRISQNVDMPRLHPAIGTRTLMVHTFSGCVLASADECDLDELLATRLVSFLMDHQDQILTVPQYLLTAISDHVSYLRSSQVPLDGLPEERGGAPLPVYTFCRQISGAEFEQQKLLTSRQAMEELLEILLTDQNLSDRDRRKKLKQFQKQYPDIYSSRVPAPPTHNKPKIKAPLINITRTKVLSLRS, encoded by the exons ATGGCCTCGCAGATAATCACCCCGGGTCCGTACCGTGCCACGAAGCTG TGGAACGAGGTGATCCGTCTGTTCCGGGCCGGGATGCCAGTCGGGAAGCACCGACAGAATCTTCGGAACCACTCTGCCTGCTTCACTGCATCAGCGGCAGTCAACTGGCTGCACCAGCTGCTTCGCAGCAACAGCAACTTCGGCCCGGACGTGACCAGACAGCAAACGGTGCAGCTCCTGAAGAAGTTCCTGAAGAACCACGTCATTGAGGATGTGAAGGGTCGCTGGGGCAGTGAGGACTTGGAGGACAACGGGACTCTCTACAG gTTCCCAAGCTCCTCGCCCCTCAAACCTCTCCCCAGACCTGGTGCCACAGCGAGCAAGTCCCTCAGGAAGCGTCCATCGCTGAGGGACAAAGATGGATTTCTTCGCTTCAGAAGTAGCAAGAAGATTGACAAGGAGGCGCGG GAGAATGTGGAACCCGTCAAACAGGCTGAGGATGGGAGTCAGACTCTTGAGCAGAGACGCGAGTTGACAGCTGCAGACGAGCAGGAgatctggagagacgtcactctgACACA CCTGCAGAGGGTGCTGGGAGTCGCCTCACTGGAGGAGGTTCTTGATCCTCGACACATAAACCCTCTGAACATCATTCACAACATGACCCGGGTCAACAAGCATGGAGTCGTTAGCCTGGACAACAAGACAG CAGACGATCTTCCTCACTGGGTTCTCTCTGCGATGAAGAGTTTGGCAAACT GGCCCAAGTTTGACAGCGAGCAGCCGTCTTATCCGGGATTCGAGCGCGACGTCTTCCGAACAGTGTCGGATTACTTTTACAGCCTCCCGTGGCCTCTGCTGACCTTCGAGCTCTACGAGCTCTTCATCAACGTCCTGG TCCTCTGCGGCTATGTTGTGGTGCCCGCTACTCACCAGTTGGGAAAGCGCAAGAGGCCTGGGCCTGGCCCTGCTGAGCTGCCAGCCAAAGCCTTGTTCCGCTCCACCGAGTGTCTCCTGCTGTCACTACTCCGTCAGGGGTCATGTGACGAGACGGAGTCACCCATGACAGATGTGCTAGGTGGTAAGCTGGAGTCACGGCGAGCGATGATGCATGGATGCAGGATAACACGGGCACGGAGCTGCTCCCTGGAGACAGTCCTAGATGGCCCTGCCCCCCTGACCCGCCAGAGACTCTTCATGTCAAGTGAGAGTCTAGCCTCTGGGATAGAGGTCAACTCAGAGGAAGAGTGTCCTCCCAGCTCTGCAAGAGGCAGAGCAGGTGACAGAAAGTGGCACTCTCTTCAAGGACGCAGCACCGGCAGCTGCATTGACATCACCATGGAAACCGGTAAAGGGGTACGCAAAACCTGTCGGCGAAGTCGAGTCATCAGCGGCACGGACGTGAGGACACCTGTCTCCCAGCGTGACAGCTGTGTCTCCAGCCCTAAACCCAAAGGGCTCAAAGCCATCAGCACCTCCAACCTCTGGACGGGCCCCCACGACATTCCTGCAACCCGCCGATGTCTCAGCTCCCTTGATGTTTCGCTGCATCCACCTGCTCACAAACCCAGTGCCCAAGTCCCGCACA gtCTTCTTCAACCAGATTGCGAGCGCCGGGCTGTGGAGGCACTGCAGTTGTGCACGTTGCTTCTTCCACCTTCATCTCGCAGGAAGTTGCAGCTGCTGATGAGGATGATCTCTCGCATCAGTCAGAATGTGGACATGCCTCGTCTCCACCCAGCCATCGGCACCAGAACCCTG ATGGTCCACACCTTCTCAGGCTGCGTCCTGGCAAGTGCAGACGAGTGTGACCTGGATGAACTACTGGCCACTCGGCTGGTCTCATTTCTGATGGACCACCAGGACCAGATCCTGACCGTGCCCCAGTACCTGCTGACTGCCATCAGTGACCATGTCAGCTACCTTCGCTCTTCCCAG GTTCCACTGGATGGCCTGCCCGAGGAAAGAGGCGGAGCTCCATTGCCTGTCTACACATTCTGTCGGCAAATCAGTGGCGCCGAGTTCGAGCAGCAGAAATTATTGACGTCCCGCCAGGCGATGGAGGAACTTCTGGAGATCCTGCTCACGGACCAGAACCTGAGTGACCGAGACCGGCGTAAGAAACTCAAGCAG TTTCAGAAGCAGTACCCTGACATCTACAGCAGCCGAGTCCCGGCCCCGCCCACACACAACAAGCCGAAAATAAAGGCACCACTTATCAACATCACCCGGACCAAAGTGTTGAGCCTTCGAAGCTAA
- the depdc1a gene encoding DEP domain-containing protein 1A isoform X6 has protein sequence MASQIITPGPYRATKLWNEVIRLFRAGMPVGKHRQNLRNHSACFTASAAVNWLHQLLRSNSNFGPDVTRQQTVQLLKKFLKNHVIEDVKGRWGSEDLEDNGTLYRFPSSSPLKPLPRPGATASKSLRKRPSLRDKDGFLRFRSSKKIDKEARENVEPVKQAEDGSQTLEQRRELTAADEQEIWRDVTLTHLQRVLGVASLEEVLDPRHINPLNIIHNMTRVNKHGVVSLDNKTADDLPHWVLSAMKSLANWPKFDSEQPSYPGFERDVFRTVSDYFYSLPWPLLTFELYELFINVLGRSTGSCIDITMETGKGVRKTCRRSRVISGTDVRTPVSQRDSCVSSPKPKGLKAISTSNLWTGPHDIPATRRCLSSLDVSLHPPAHKPSAQVPHSLLQPDCERRAVEALQLCTLLLPPSSRRKLQLLMRMISRISQNVDMPRLHPAIGTRTLMVHTFSGCVLASADECDLDELLATRLVSFLMDHQDQILTVPQYLLTAISDHVSYLRSSQVPLDGLPEERGGAPLPVYTFCRQISGAEFEQQKLLTSRQAMEELLEILLTDQNLSDRDRRKKLKQFQKQYPDIYSSRVPAPPTHNKPKIKAPLINITRTKVLSLRS, from the exons ATGGCCTCGCAGATAATCACCCCGGGTCCGTACCGTGCCACGAAGCTG TGGAACGAGGTGATCCGTCTGTTCCGGGCCGGGATGCCAGTCGGGAAGCACCGACAGAATCTTCGGAACCACTCTGCCTGCTTCACTGCATCAGCGGCAGTCAACTGGCTGCACCAGCTGCTTCGCAGCAACAGCAACTTCGGCCCGGACGTGACCAGACAGCAAACGGTGCAGCTCCTGAAGAAGTTCCTGAAGAACCACGTCATTGAGGATGTGAAGGGTCGCTGGGGCAGTGAGGACTTGGAGGACAACGGGACTCTCTACAG gTTCCCAAGCTCCTCGCCCCTCAAACCTCTCCCCAGACCTGGTGCCACAGCGAGCAAGTCCCTCAGGAAGCGTCCATCGCTGAGGGACAAAGATGGATTTCTTCGCTTCAGAAGTAGCAAGAAGATTGACAAGGAGGCGCGG GAGAATGTGGAACCCGTCAAACAGGCTGAGGATGGGAGTCAGACTCTTGAGCAGAGACGCGAGTTGACAGCTGCAGACGAGCAGGAgatctggagagacgtcactctgACACA CCTGCAGAGGGTGCTGGGAGTCGCCTCACTGGAGGAGGTTCTTGATCCTCGACACATAAACCCTCTGAACATCATTCACAACATGACCCGGGTCAACAAGCATGGAGTCGTTAGCCTGGACAACAAGACAG CAGACGATCTTCCTCACTGGGTTCTCTCTGCGATGAAGAGTTTGGCAAACT GGCCCAAGTTTGACAGCGAGCAGCCGTCTTATCCGGGATTCGAGCGCGACGTCTTCCGAACAGTGTCGGATTACTTTTACAGCCTCCCGTGGCCTCTGCTGACCTTCGAGCTCTACGAGCTCTTCATCAACGTCCTGG GACGCAGCACCGGCAGCTGCATTGACATCACCATGGAAACCGGTAAAGGGGTACGCAAAACCTGTCGGCGAAGTCGAGTCATCAGCGGCACGGACGTGAGGACACCTGTCTCCCAGCGTGACAGCTGTGTCTCCAGCCCTAAACCCAAAGGGCTCAAAGCCATCAGCACCTCCAACCTCTGGACGGGCCCCCACGACATTCCTGCAACCCGCCGATGTCTCAGCTCCCTTGATGTTTCGCTGCATCCACCTGCTCACAAACCCAGTGCCCAAGTCCCGCACA gtCTTCTTCAACCAGATTGCGAGCGCCGGGCTGTGGAGGCACTGCAGTTGTGCACGTTGCTTCTTCCACCTTCATCTCGCAGGAAGTTGCAGCTGCTGATGAGGATGATCTCTCGCATCAGTCAGAATGTGGACATGCCTCGTCTCCACCCAGCCATCGGCACCAGAACCCTG ATGGTCCACACCTTCTCAGGCTGCGTCCTGGCAAGTGCAGACGAGTGTGACCTGGATGAACTACTGGCCACTCGGCTGGTCTCATTTCTGATGGACCACCAGGACCAGATCCTGACCGTGCCCCAGTACCTGCTGACTGCCATCAGTGACCATGTCAGCTACCTTCGCTCTTCCCAG GTTCCACTGGATGGCCTGCCCGAGGAAAGAGGCGGAGCTCCATTGCCTGTCTACACATTCTGTCGGCAAATCAGTGGCGCCGAGTTCGAGCAGCAGAAATTATTGACGTCCCGCCAGGCGATGGAGGAACTTCTGGAGATCCTGCTCACGGACCAGAACCTGAGTGACCGAGACCGGCGTAAGAAACTCAAGCAG TTTCAGAAGCAGTACCCTGACATCTACAGCAGCCGAGTCCCGGCCCCGCCCACACACAACAAGCCGAAAATAAAGGCACCACTTATCAACATCACCCGGACCAAAGTGTTGAGCCTTCGAAGCTAA
- the depdc1a gene encoding DEP domain-containing protein 1A isoform X1: MASQIITPGPYRATKLWNEVIRLFRAGMPVGKHRQNLRNHSACFTASAAVNWLHQLLRSNSNFGPDVTRQQTVQLLKKFLKNHVIEDVKGRWGSEDLEDNGTLYRFPSSSPLKPLPRPGATASKSLRKRPSLRDKDGFLRFRSSKKIDKEARENVEPVKQAEDGSQTLEQRRELTAADEQEIWRDVTLTHLQRVLGVASLEEVLDPRHINPLNIIHNMTRVNKHGVVSLDNKTADDLPHWVLSAMKSLANWPKFDSEQPSYPGFERDVFRTVSDYFYSLPWPLLTFELYELFINVLGKCAARSNVFVSPTNLSPACSACIDTSSLHCLFFPSSVSVLCGYVVVPATHQLGKRKRPGPGPAELPAKALFRSTECLLLSLLRQGSCDETESPMTDVLGGKLESRRAMMHGCRITRARSCSLETVLDGPAPLTRQRLFMSSESLASGIEVNSEEECPPSSARGRAGDRKWHSLQGRSTGSCIDITMETGKGVRKTCRRSRVISGTDVRTPVSQRDSCVSSPKPKGLKAISTSNLWTGPHDIPATRRCLSSLDVSLHPPAHKPSAQVPHSLLQPDCERRAVEALQLCTLLLPPSSRRKLQLLMRMISRISQNVDMPRLHPAIGTRTLMVHTFSGCVLASADECDLDELLATRLVSFLMDHQDQILTVPQYLLTAISDHVSYLRSSQVPLDGLPEERGGAPLPVYTFCRQISGAEFEQQKLLTSRQAMEELLEILLTDQNLSDRDRRKKLKQFQKQYPDIYSSRVPAPPTHNKPKIKAPLINITRTKVLSLRS, encoded by the exons ATGGCCTCGCAGATAATCACCCCGGGTCCGTACCGTGCCACGAAGCTG TGGAACGAGGTGATCCGTCTGTTCCGGGCCGGGATGCCAGTCGGGAAGCACCGACAGAATCTTCGGAACCACTCTGCCTGCTTCACTGCATCAGCGGCAGTCAACTGGCTGCACCAGCTGCTTCGCAGCAACAGCAACTTCGGCCCGGACGTGACCAGACAGCAAACGGTGCAGCTCCTGAAGAAGTTCCTGAAGAACCACGTCATTGAGGATGTGAAGGGTCGCTGGGGCAGTGAGGACTTGGAGGACAACGGGACTCTCTACAG gTTCCCAAGCTCCTCGCCCCTCAAACCTCTCCCCAGACCTGGTGCCACAGCGAGCAAGTCCCTCAGGAAGCGTCCATCGCTGAGGGACAAAGATGGATTTCTTCGCTTCAGAAGTAGCAAGAAGATTGACAAGGAGGCGCGG GAGAATGTGGAACCCGTCAAACAGGCTGAGGATGGGAGTCAGACTCTTGAGCAGAGACGCGAGTTGACAGCTGCAGACGAGCAGGAgatctggagagacgtcactctgACACA CCTGCAGAGGGTGCTGGGAGTCGCCTCACTGGAGGAGGTTCTTGATCCTCGACACATAAACCCTCTGAACATCATTCACAACATGACCCGGGTCAACAAGCATGGAGTCGTTAGCCTGGACAACAAGACAG CAGACGATCTTCCTCACTGGGTTCTCTCTGCGATGAAGAGTTTGGCAAACT GGCCCAAGTTTGACAGCGAGCAGCCGTCTTATCCGGGATTCGAGCGCGACGTCTTCCGAACAGTGTCGGATTACTTTTACAGCCTCCCGTGGCCTCTGCTGACCTTCGAGCTCTACGAGCTCTTCATCAACGTCCTGGGTAAGTGTGCAGCTCGCTCAAACGTTTTTGTGTCGCCGACTAACCTAAGTCCTGCCTGCTCTGCCTGCATTGACACTTCTTCGCTGCACTGCCTGTTCTTCCCCTCCTCTGTGTCAGTCCTCTGCGGCTATGTTGTGGTGCCCGCTACTCACCAGTTGGGAAAGCGCAAGAGGCCTGGGCCTGGCCCTGCTGAGCTGCCAGCCAAAGCCTTGTTCCGCTCCACCGAGTGTCTCCTGCTGTCACTACTCCGTCAGGGGTCATGTGACGAGACGGAGTCACCCATGACAGATGTGCTAGGTGGTAAGCTGGAGTCACGGCGAGCGATGATGCATGGATGCAGGATAACACGGGCACGGAGCTGCTCCCTGGAGACAGTCCTAGATGGCCCTGCCCCCCTGACCCGCCAGAGACTCTTCATGTCAAGTGAGAGTCTAGCCTCTGGGATAGAGGTCAACTCAGAGGAAGAGTGTCCTCCCAGCTCTGCAAGAGGCAGAGCAGGTGACAGAAAGTGGCACTCTCTTCAAGGACGCAGCACCGGCAGCTGCATTGACATCACCATGGAAACCGGTAAAGGGGTACGCAAAACCTGTCGGCGAAGTCGAGTCATCAGCGGCACGGACGTGAGGACACCTGTCTCCCAGCGTGACAGCTGTGTCTCCAGCCCTAAACCCAAAGGGCTCAAAGCCATCAGCACCTCCAACCTCTGGACGGGCCCCCACGACATTCCTGCAACCCGCCGATGTCTCAGCTCCCTTGATGTTTCGCTGCATCCACCTGCTCACAAACCCAGTGCCCAAGTCCCGCACA gtCTTCTTCAACCAGATTGCGAGCGCCGGGCTGTGGAGGCACTGCAGTTGTGCACGTTGCTTCTTCCACCTTCATCTCGCAGGAAGTTGCAGCTGCTGATGAGGATGATCTCTCGCATCAGTCAGAATGTGGACATGCCTCGTCTCCACCCAGCCATCGGCACCAGAACCCTG ATGGTCCACACCTTCTCAGGCTGCGTCCTGGCAAGTGCAGACGAGTGTGACCTGGATGAACTACTGGCCACTCGGCTGGTCTCATTTCTGATGGACCACCAGGACCAGATCCTGACCGTGCCCCAGTACCTGCTGACTGCCATCAGTGACCATGTCAGCTACCTTCGCTCTTCCCAG GTTCCACTGGATGGCCTGCCCGAGGAAAGAGGCGGAGCTCCATTGCCTGTCTACACATTCTGTCGGCAAATCAGTGGCGCCGAGTTCGAGCAGCAGAAATTATTGACGTCCCGCCAGGCGATGGAGGAACTTCTGGAGATCCTGCTCACGGACCAGAACCTGAGTGACCGAGACCGGCGTAAGAAACTCAAGCAG TTTCAGAAGCAGTACCCTGACATCTACAGCAGCCGAGTCCCGGCCCCGCCCACACACAACAAGCCGAAAATAAAGGCACCACTTATCAACATCACCCGGACCAAAGTGTTGAGCCTTCGAAGCTAA